A genomic window from Methylorubrum extorquens includes:
- a CDS encoding DUF429 domain-containing protein — translation MTRWVAGLDGCRGAWAGVLLDLDDPARWRCARFPRVIDLLDGPEAPVCVGIDVPIGLPDRVSGGGRSADRAARAFLGAGRSSVFPVPARAAVYAGSYDEAKALSRVHSEPPFAPSIQCWNILRYVREADELLRARPDLVTRLHEVHPEVAFFRLNGERRLGAGKKGPARAEGLAARRALLTAAGLSEAMVGSPSPPGVGADDHLDAMAAVVVARDIAEDRAEPLPNAIERDSYGLPIVIWAPAPLPMRN, via the coding sequence ATGACGCGCTGGGTGGCGGGGCTGGATGGGTGCCGGGGGGCCTGGGCGGGCGTCCTGCTCGACCTCGACGATCCGGCGCGCTGGCGCTGCGCCCGCTTCCCGCGGGTGATCGACCTGCTCGACGGGCCGGAGGCGCCGGTCTGCGTCGGCATCGACGTGCCGATCGGCCTGCCCGATCGGGTGAGCGGCGGAGGACGCTCCGCCGACCGGGCGGCGCGGGCCTTTCTCGGGGCGGGGCGTTCCAGCGTCTTTCCGGTGCCGGCCCGCGCGGCGGTCTATGCCGGGAGCTACGACGAGGCCAAGGCCCTGTCGCGGGTGCATTCGGAGCCGCCCTTCGCCCCCTCGATCCAGTGCTGGAACATCCTGCGCTATGTGCGGGAGGCCGACGAACTCCTGCGCGCGCGGCCCGATCTCGTAACGCGCCTGCACGAGGTGCATCCGGAGGTCGCCTTCTTCCGCCTCAACGGCGAGCGGCGTCTCGGGGCCGGCAAGAAGGGCCCGGCCCGTGCCGAGGGTCTTGCCGCGCGCCGGGCCCTCCTGACCGCCGCCGGGCTGTCCGAGGCGATGGTCGGTTCCCCGTCGCCCCCAGGGGTCGGCGCCGACGACCATCTCGACGCCATGGCCGCCGTCGTCGTCGCCCGCGACATCGCCGAAGACCGCGCCGAACCGCTTCCCAACGCGATCGAGCGCGACAGCTATGGCCTGCCGATCGTGATCTGGGCGCCCGCGCCCCTGCCCATGAGGAATTGA
- a CDS encoding TetR/AcrR family transcriptional regulator, which produces MPAATAQILPSSGEAPPTTRDRIVEAAARSFQDIGYQKTTVADIARTLKMSPANVYRFFESKKAINEAVVEQLTGEIEAMIAVIADAPKLDAPERLTRIVTALHDDCRRRFEAHPRLHEMVEAAMSESWGVCQAHVDRIGAVLARVVADGAREGAFTVADPRSAAACLQAGITRYCHPMLVGRQPNTIEPPLPVMIAFLLGALRPGG; this is translated from the coding sequence ATGCCCGCCGCCACGGCCCAGATTCTTCCGTCGTCCGGCGAAGCCCCGCCGACGACGCGTGACCGGATCGTGGAGGCGGCGGCCCGCTCGTTCCAAGACATCGGCTATCAGAAAACCACGGTCGCCGACATCGCCCGCACCCTCAAGATGAGTCCAGCCAACGTCTACCGCTTCTTCGAATCGAAGAAGGCGATCAACGAGGCGGTGGTCGAGCAACTGACGGGCGAGATCGAGGCAATGATCGCAGTGATCGCCGACGCGCCGAAGCTCGACGCGCCCGAGCGGCTGACCCGGATCGTGACCGCGCTCCACGACGATTGCCGCCGCCGCTTCGAGGCGCATCCGCGCCTCCACGAAATGGTCGAGGCCGCGATGAGCGAGAGCTGGGGCGTCTGCCAAGCGCATGTGGATCGCATCGGCGCGGTGCTGGCGCGGGTGGTGGCTGACGGAGCGCGCGAAGGCGCCTTCACCGTCGCCGATCCGAGGAGCGCGGCAGCCTGCCTCCAGGCCGGGATCACCCGCTACTGCCACCCGATGCTGGTGGGCCGCCAGCCCAACACGATCGAACCGCCGCTGCCGGTGATGATCGCCTTCCTGCTCGGCGCCCTGCGGCCGGGCGGCTGA
- the dut gene encoding dUTP diphosphatase has protein sequence MSQSPSKVGLHILDPRLTGWGFPLWGSAAAAGLDLHACLDAPLVLEPQAPPALIPAGFSLRIGESDWCGLVFARSGLGHREGLVLGNGTGVIDADYEGPLLISAWNRNPPGSGAAIRIEPGDRIAQLVFTRVLRPDFEICDDAPEANKQGSSEQGARGQGGFGSTGRR, from the coding sequence TTGTCACAATCCCCTTCGAAGGTCGGCCTTCACATTCTCGATCCGCGGCTCACCGGGTGGGGCTTCCCCCTCTGGGGAAGTGCGGCCGCCGCAGGGCTCGATCTGCATGCCTGCCTTGATGCTCCCCTGGTGCTGGAGCCGCAGGCGCCGCCGGCGCTGATCCCGGCCGGCTTCTCGCTGCGGATCGGCGAATCCGACTGGTGCGGCTTGGTGTTCGCCCGCTCCGGCCTCGGGCACCGTGAGGGCTTGGTGCTCGGCAACGGCACCGGCGTGATTGATGCCGATTACGAGGGGCCGCTCCTGATCTCAGCCTGGAACCGCAACCCGCCGGGCAGCGGCGCGGCGATCCGGATCGAGCCGGGGGATCGCATCGCGCAGCTCGTCTTCACCCGCGTCCTGCGGCCGGATTTCGAGATCTGCGACGACGCGCCGGAGGCGAACAAGCAGGGGAGCAGCGAGCAAGGGGCCAGGGGACAGGGCGGCTTCGGCTCGACGGGCCGGCGCTGA